Proteins from a genomic interval of Luteitalea sp.:
- the arsM gene encoding arsenite methyltransferase, translated as MEDVKTAVRTKYGEAARRVAAGEESACCGTSASQPECCDPITSNLYGANETGELPEAAVQASLGCGNPTALAELTPGEVVLDLGSGGGIDVLLSARRVGPTGKAYGLDTTDEMLALAEENKQKSGLTNVEFLRGDIEQIPLPDASVDVIISNCVINLSGDKDRVLREAFRVLRPGGRFAVSDVVVRGELPSQVRRSMELWVGCIAGALTENGYREKLRAAGFDEVDIEPTRIYDLEDARAFLAAEGIDVDAIAPEAAGKVISGFVRARKPTACCDSTCCAEG; from the coding sequence ATGGAAGATGTGAAGACGGCGGTCCGGACGAAGTACGGGGAGGCAGCGCGTCGCGTGGCGGCCGGCGAGGAGAGCGCCTGTTGTGGCACCTCTGCCTCGCAACCTGAGTGCTGTGATCCCATCACCTCGAACTTGTACGGTGCGAATGAGACCGGTGAGCTCCCGGAAGCGGCCGTGCAGGCGTCGCTCGGATGCGGCAATCCGACTGCGCTCGCGGAGCTGACGCCGGGTGAGGTCGTGCTCGATCTCGGGAGCGGCGGAGGCATCGATGTCCTGCTGTCAGCGCGGCGTGTCGGACCGACCGGCAAAGCGTATGGGCTCGATACCACCGACGAGATGCTCGCGCTCGCCGAGGAGAACAAGCAGAAGAGCGGTCTCACGAACGTCGAGTTCCTTCGAGGCGATATCGAGCAGATCCCGCTGCCAGACGCCAGCGTCGACGTCATCATCTCCAACTGCGTGATCAACCTCTCCGGCGACAAGGACCGCGTTCTCCGCGAGGCGTTTCGTGTGCTGAGACCGGGCGGTCGATTCGCCGTCAGCGACGTCGTCGTGCGCGGCGAATTGCCATCCCAGGTGCGGCGCTCCATGGAGCTCTGGGTAGGCTGCATCGCTGGAGCGCTGACGGAGAACGGCTACCGCGAGAAGCTGAGGGCCGCCGGTTTCGACGAAGTCGACATCGAGCCGACACGTATCTACGACCTCGAGGACGCGCGTGCGTTCCTCGCCGCGGAGGGCATCGACGTGGATGCGATCGCGCCAGAGGCGGCGGGTAAGGTCATCAGCGGCTTCGTCCGCGCGCGCAAGCCCACAGCGTGCTGCGATTCCACGTGCTGTGCTGAAGGCTGA
- a CDS encoding MarR family transcriptional regulator, protein MASTLAPPVHDAKRSDASLQRHAEALHAAVSDLVRVYQFRDRDCICCHDISVTQCYALEALSEHGPLRLGALADRLYLDKSTTSRVVGALVRKGYVEPRRESGDRRAAALVVTRAGRRLYERITADLVEQQKALLQDLDPAIREGVTQVIRRFTRAAEARFLSGTSVGSCGPAACCGPEG, encoded by the coding sequence ATGGCTTCGACGCTTGCACCACCTGTTCACGACGCCAAGCGCAGCGACGCCAGCTTACAGCGCCATGCGGAGGCGCTGCATGCGGCGGTGTCGGATCTGGTCCGCGTCTATCAGTTTCGGGACCGGGACTGCATCTGCTGCCATGACATCTCGGTGACGCAGTGCTATGCGCTCGAAGCGCTGAGCGAGCACGGCCCGCTGCGCCTCGGGGCGCTGGCCGACCGCCTGTATCTCGACAAGAGCACCACGAGCCGCGTGGTCGGCGCGCTCGTCCGCAAGGGTTACGTCGAGCCGCGGCGAGAGTCGGGCGATCGCCGAGCCGCGGCGCTGGTGGTCACCCGCGCGGGACGGCGGCTGTACGAACGGATTACCGCTGACCTGGTCGAGCAGCAGAAGGCGTTGTTGCAGGACTTGGATCCCGCGATCCGTGAGGGCGTCACGCAGGTCATTCGACGCTTCACGCGCGCTGCGGAAGCTCGGTTCCTATCGGGGACGAGCGTTGGTAGCTGCGGCCCGGCGGCCTGTTGCGGACCAGAAGGATAG